Proteins encoded together in one Pirellulales bacterium window:
- a CDS encoding cytochrome P450, which produces MPQPDWDPQSAEVLRDQIAAYDALREQCPVAYSEQLGWSLFRHEDVLMALNDPVTFSNVVSSRRAVPNGMDPPEHHAYRRIIESYFQPQRMQAFAPQCAAIAAELVDSLLVRGAVEVMEELARPFAVRVQCEFLGWPARMHKPLHQWMLKEQQAIVENDRAALHELAREFEGYVEELLQARRSAGQQAPDDVTTSLMSAEVRGRPLTLDEIVSILRNWTVGEVGTISASIGILAHFVAAHPDIQQRLRAEPPLLPAANDEILRLHGPLVANRRVTTCDVEIRGRKIAAGERVSINWISANRDGRVFAEPDTFRLDRDPAASLLYGAGIHVCPGAPLARLELRLLMAELLGRTTAIEPIAERPPTLGAHPVAGYTCLPLMVR; this is translated from the coding sequence ATGCCGCAACCAGATTGGGATCCGCAGTCGGCCGAGGTGCTGCGCGACCAAATCGCCGCCTACGACGCGCTGCGCGAGCAATGTCCGGTCGCGTATAGCGAACAGTTGGGTTGGTCGCTGTTCCGGCACGAAGATGTGCTCATGGCGCTCAACGATCCGGTCACGTTCAGCAATGTGGTCTCCAGCCGCCGCGCCGTTCCCAACGGCATGGACCCGCCAGAACACCACGCGTACCGCCGCATCATCGAATCCTACTTTCAGCCGCAGCGCATGCAGGCGTTCGCGCCACAGTGCGCGGCGATCGCGGCCGAACTGGTCGACTCGCTATTAGTGCGCGGCGCTGTCGAAGTGATGGAAGAACTGGCTCGCCCCTTCGCCGTGCGCGTGCAGTGCGAGTTTCTGGGTTGGCCGGCGCGCATGCACAAGCCGCTGCATCAATGGATGCTCAAGGAGCAGCAGGCGATCGTGGAGAATGACCGCGCCGCCTTGCACGAACTGGCCCGCGAGTTCGAAGGTTACGTCGAAGAGCTTTTGCAGGCTCGCCGGTCGGCCGGGCAGCAGGCCCCGGATGACGTGACGACCAGCCTGATGAGCGCCGAGGTGCGCGGCCGGCCGCTGACGCTAGACGAGATCGTCAGCATCTTGCGAAACTGGACCGTTGGCGAAGTCGGAACCATCTCGGCCTCCATTGGCATCCTGGCCCACTTCGTGGCGGCGCATCCCGACATTCAACAGCGTCTGCGCGCTGAGCCGCCGCTCTTGCCGGCGGCGAACGACGAAATCCTGCGACTGCACGGCCCGCTGGTGGCCAACCGCCGCGTGACGACCTGCGATGTGGAAATCCGCGGCCGCAAGATCGCCGCGGGCGAGCGCGTATCGATCAATTGGATCAGCGCCAACCGCGATGGCCGCGTGTTCGCCGAACCCGACACGTTTCGCCTGGATCGCGACCCGGCCGCGAGCTTGCTCTACGGCGCCGGCATCCATGTCTGTCCGGGCGCGCCGCTGGCCCGCTTGGAGCTGCGGCTGCTAATGGCGGAACTGCTCGGCCGCACGACAGCGATCGAGCCTATCGCCGAACGGCCACCAACACTCGGCGCGCATCCCGTGGCCGGCTACACCTGCTTGCCGCTCATGGTTCGGTAG
- the ric gene encoding iron-sulfur cluster repair di-iron protein: MSEPRTQETVGEIVTKCPALSRVFEEVGIDYCCGGKKTLEQACAEKGLDLATVMATLATSSATKEVSLADPDDMTLTELADHIEQTHHAYLRREMPRLDYMTKRVATVHGENDARLQKIQETFAEVVNEMTVHMMKEEKVLFPMIRQLEASDSLPVFHCGSLANPIRQMESEHHGAGSALEQLSSLSDGYTPPDWACNTYRAMLDGLAQFQLDLHQHVHKEESILFPKALAHEAKLAGGAA; the protein is encoded by the coding sequence ATGAGCGAGCCTCGAACTCAAGAGACCGTTGGTGAAATCGTGACAAAATGCCCAGCGTTGTCGCGCGTGTTCGAGGAGGTGGGCATCGATTATTGCTGCGGCGGCAAGAAGACGCTCGAGCAGGCCTGCGCCGAGAAAGGTTTGGACCTCGCCACGGTGATGGCGACGCTGGCCACCAGTTCAGCGACCAAAGAGGTCTCGCTCGCTGATCCCGACGACATGACGCTCACCGAACTGGCCGATCATATCGAACAGACGCATCACGCCTATCTGCGCCGAGAAATGCCGCGGTTGGACTATATGACGAAGCGTGTGGCCACCGTCCACGGCGAAAACGACGCGCGGCTGCAAAAGATTCAGGAAACGTTCGCCGAGGTCGTCAACGAGATGACCGTCCACATGATGAAAGAAGAAAAGGTGCTGTTTCCGATGATTCGCCAGCTCGAAGCGAGCGACTCGCTACCGGTGTTTCATTGCGGTTCGCTCGCAAATCCCATTCGCCAGATGGAATCGGAGCATCATGGCGCGGGCTCGGCGCTGGAGCAACTCAGCAGCCTGAGCGACGGCTACACTCCGCCCGACTGGGCCTGCAACACCTACCGCGCGATGCTCGACGGGCTCGCTCAATTCCAGTTAGACCTGCACCAGCACGTTCACAAGGAAGAGAGCATCTTGTTTCCCAAGGCATTGGCGCACGAGGCAAAGCTGGCCGGGGGCGCGGCGTGA
- a CDS encoding arylsulfatase, with amino-acid sequence MPIAGRQIPKPDPEFRGKIGQTFQDSTPNYPPPVRAPKGSPNVLLILLDDVGFGMCSTFGGPVPTPHMQQLADNGLKYTRFHTTALCSPTRAALLAGRNHHTCATGVIIEMGTGFPGYTGIIPSSVALVPQMLRDNGYATAMFGKAHNTPEPQISPAGPFDRWPTGQGFEYFYGFNQGEAHQYYPVIYRNTTWTPQPKTPEQGYHFTADMTDEAIAWTRNVRAADRDKPWFVYFSAPGVHAPHHAPTEWRKKFQGKFDHGWDKQRELTHARQLELGVIPKGTKLTPRDPAIPSWESRSADEKKVYTRLMENYAGYMAYTDAEVGRYVESLRQSGELDNTLVMYVVGDNGASAEGGLEGTFSELASLLGVQLGLASTIKRLDEIGGPTSEPHVPVGWAWAMDAPFQWTKQVASHFGGTRNPMVVHWPKGIKAKGETRGQFHHVIDVVPTILEACQIVEPTVVNGIRQKPIEGVSMLYSFDNAKAKSKRATQYFELATNRAIYHDGWVACSRYGYPWITLGKGMDFLQAPWELYHVDEDFSQANNLAAKNPEKLKQLQAKFVEEAKKFGVFPLDPRFSERMDPKLREAGTPPTRWSYFGNHVWLPEPIGPQLFPRAHTITADLTIPQGGAEGVIACAGAFSAGWSLYIKDGKPAFRYTGFELSDVTIPGTIEIPAGNVTLKAKFTPDGSREGGGTLKLFVDDIDKSSAKSPIASLIVRRPRLRRNAHSARGMAYS; translated from the coding sequence GTGCCCATCGCCGGCCGGCAAATCCCGAAGCCTGATCCAGAGTTTCGAGGAAAAATCGGCCAGACGTTCCAAGACTCGACGCCCAATTACCCGCCGCCGGTGCGCGCGCCGAAGGGGAGCCCCAACGTCTTGCTGATCTTGCTAGACGACGTTGGCTTTGGCATGTGCTCGACATTCGGCGGGCCCGTGCCGACGCCGCACATGCAACAACTCGCCGACAACGGGTTGAAGTACACCCGCTTTCACACCACGGCGCTATGCAGCCCCACACGCGCGGCGCTGCTGGCAGGACGCAACCACCACACTTGCGCCACCGGCGTCATCATCGAGATGGGGACCGGGTTCCCCGGCTACACCGGCATCATCCCCAGCAGCGTGGCGCTCGTTCCACAGATGTTGCGCGACAACGGCTACGCCACTGCCATGTTCGGCAAGGCGCACAACACGCCCGAACCGCAAATCTCACCCGCCGGACCGTTCGACCGCTGGCCGACCGGACAAGGGTTTGAATACTTTTACGGTTTCAACCAGGGCGAGGCGCATCAGTATTACCCGGTGATCTATCGCAACACCACCTGGACGCCTCAGCCCAAGACTCCGGAACAAGGGTACCACTTCACCGCCGACATGACGGACGAGGCGATTGCCTGGACGCGGAACGTGCGCGCCGCCGACCGCGACAAGCCGTGGTTTGTCTACTTCAGCGCGCCTGGCGTCCACGCCCCGCATCATGCGCCAACGGAGTGGCGCAAAAAGTTCCAAGGCAAATTTGATCACGGCTGGGACAAACAGCGCGAACTGACCCATGCCAGACAACTGGAGTTGGGGGTCATTCCCAAGGGGACCAAGCTCACACCGCGCGACCCGGCGATCCCGTCTTGGGAATCGCGATCGGCGGACGAAAAGAAGGTCTATACCCGACTGATGGAAAACTACGCCGGCTATATGGCGTACACCGATGCCGAAGTGGGCCGCTATGTCGAAAGCCTGCGGCAGTCGGGCGAACTGGATAACACGCTGGTCATGTACGTGGTTGGCGACAATGGGGCAAGCGCCGAGGGTGGGCTGGAAGGCACCTTCAGCGAACTGGCCAGCTTGCTCGGCGTGCAACTCGGCCTGGCAAGCACCATCAAGCGACTCGATGAGATCGGCGGACCGACGAGCGAGCCGCATGTCCCGGTCGGCTGGGCTTGGGCGATGGACGCTCCGTTCCAATGGACCAAGCAAGTCGCCTCGCACTTCGGCGGCACGCGCAACCCAATGGTCGTCCATTGGCCCAAGGGAATTAAAGCCAAGGGCGAAACGCGCGGGCAGTTCCATCACGTGATCGACGTCGTGCCGACGATACTCGAGGCGTGCCAAATCGTCGAGCCAACTGTCGTTAACGGCATTCGTCAAAAGCCGATCGAAGGCGTGTCGATGCTCTACTCCTTCGACAACGCCAAAGCCAAGAGCAAGCGCGCGACACAATACTTCGAGCTGGCCACGAACCGCGCCATCTATCACGACGGCTGGGTGGCCTGCAGCCGATACGGCTACCCCTGGATTACCTTGGGCAAGGGAATGGATTTTCTCCAGGCGCCCTGGGAGCTGTACCACGTGGACGAAGACTTTAGTCAGGCGAACAACCTGGCGGCGAAGAACCCCGAGAAGCTGAAGCAGTTGCAGGCCAAGTTCGTCGAGGAGGCCAAAAAGTTCGGCGTCTTCCCGCTCGATCCCAGATTCTCGGAGCGCATGGATCCCAAGCTACGAGAGGCCGGCACGCCTCCCACCCGATGGTCCTATTTCGGCAATCACGTCTGGCTGCCCGAGCCGATTGGACCGCAACTATTCCCGCGGGCGCACACGATCACCGCGGACTTGACCATACCCCAGGGTGGCGCCGAGGGGGTCATCGCGTGCGCTGGCGCCTTCTCCGCCGGTTGGTCGCTGTACATCAAAGACGGCAAGCCGGCGTTTCGCTACACCGGTTTTGAACTCTCGGATGTTACCATTCCGGGGACGATCGAAATTCCTGCCGGCAACGTGACGTTGAAAGCCAAGTTCACACCAGACGGCTCGCGGGAAGGGGGAGGCACGTTGAAGTTGTTCGTCGATGATATCGACAAGAGCAGCGCAAAGAGTCCGATTGCCAGCTTGATCGTCCGGAGGCCAAGGCTAAGAAGGAATGCGCATAGCGCGAGGGGTATGGCGTACTCGTAA
- a CDS encoding NAD(P)/FAD-dependent oxidoreductase: MADPDAVVVGSGPNGLSAAIALAQQGASVLVLERNASIGGGTRTAEATLPGFLHDVCSAVHPMGVLSPFFRRLALESHGLRWIRPTASVAHPLDDGPAVMLRRSVEDTARDLGVDASSYRRLIAPLLTQPDELLSDALAPLGMPRHPLQMLRLGWRGMRSANSLASRFQGIRARALFAGCASHSILPFNRVPSAAIGLMFLLAGHFDDWPVAAGGSQSIANALASVLTSLGGRIETNKECRSVADLPPAKVWLFDTSPRQLAEMAHAVLPAGYVRRLRRYRYGPGVFKLDWALSRSIPWRDPQCLQASTVHVGGAYEEIAASESAAWSGQHAQRPLVLVCQQSELDASRAPPGKHTGWAYCHVPAGSTLDQTEAIERQIERFAPGFRDCILARRATTSLDLERYNPNYIGGAIAGGASDIYQLFTRPVARLNPYTTPNPKIFICSASTPPGGGVHGMCGYHAAQAAIRAISS, encoded by the coding sequence ATGGCTGACCCCGACGCCGTAGTGGTCGGCTCTGGGCCCAATGGCTTGTCCGCCGCAATCGCCCTGGCTCAACAGGGCGCCTCTGTCCTGGTTCTGGAACGAAACGCCAGCATCGGAGGAGGCACGCGAACGGCCGAGGCGACATTGCCGGGCTTTTTGCATGACGTCTGCTCCGCGGTGCATCCCATGGGTGTGCTGTCACCTTTTTTTCGTCGCCTCGCGTTGGAATCGCATGGCCTCCGCTGGATTCGTCCCACGGCGTCTGTCGCGCATCCCTTGGATGATGGTCCGGCCGTGATGCTGCGCCGAAGCGTCGAAGATACGGCCCGCGACTTGGGAGTCGACGCCAGCAGCTATCGCCGCCTGATCGCGCCGCTGCTCACTCAACCAGACGAATTACTAAGCGACGCGCTGGCGCCGCTCGGCATGCCGCGTCACCCCCTGCAAATGTTGCGTCTGGGTTGGCGCGGCATGCGTTCCGCGAACAGCCTTGCCAGCCGATTCCAAGGGATCAGAGCGCGCGCATTGTTCGCGGGTTGCGCGAGCCATTCGATACTTCCGTTCAATCGCGTTCCGTCGGCAGCGATCGGATTGATGTTCTTGTTAGCCGGTCATTTCGACGATTGGCCCGTTGCCGCTGGTGGATCGCAATCAATCGCCAACGCGCTGGCGAGCGTTTTGACCTCACTCGGCGGACGCATTGAAACCAACAAGGAATGCCGCTCGGTTGCCGATCTGCCGCCTGCCAAGGTCTGGCTGTTCGATACGAGTCCGCGGCAATTGGCTGAAATGGCGCACGCGGTTCTGCCTGCCGGCTATGTCCGGAGGCTGCGGCGTTATCGCTATGGACCTGGGGTTTTCAAGCTGGATTGGGCGCTGAGCCGTTCCATTCCCTGGCGCGATCCCCAATGCTTGCAGGCTTCAACAGTTCATGTGGGGGGCGCCTACGAAGAGATCGCCGCGTCCGAATCAGCCGCCTGGAGTGGGCAGCACGCCCAGCGGCCGCTGGTACTGGTCTGTCAGCAGAGCGAGCTCGACGCGTCACGCGCGCCGCCGGGCAAACACACCGGTTGGGCCTACTGCCATGTTCCAGCGGGCTCGACACTGGATCAAACCGAGGCCATCGAGCGCCAAATTGAGCGGTTCGCGCCCGGATTTCGCGACTGCATTCTTGCTCGACGAGCAACAACGTCGCTCGACCTGGAGCGGTACAATCCCAACTACATCGGCGGCGCGATTGCTGGCGGCGCATCTGATATTTATCAGTTGTTTACGAGACCAGTGGCTCGGCTCAACCCGTATACGACGCCAAATCCAAAGATATTCATCTGCTCCGCGTCGACACCGCCAGGCGGCGGCGTACACGGCATGTGCGGCTACCATGCCGCGCAAGCGGCAATCCGAGCGATTTCTTCATAG
- a CDS encoding c-type cytochrome → MFRTRFPLASLAVLLLANLTAISLAANAGDNSEPADLFLGIKPDADKGYEAITTMMRDRGAGSQFKVADIDRLWLVWEDEEKAKAEQADPAELRRLTFERYGWVKRPGDEKPNLPFGYTELDDGGLVSNCFSCHAGKVAGVTMPGVGNTHIDQTTLFIDVKRLRALDAGKDPAKVEEKLPMGIIANYHKGFTNAVIFEVLEWVRANPEVSLRVLANPDMLLHHDMNPPAWWTTKKKSRLYTDGFAPKTPRQNMPFARARGSSKDWEEKWHALEPLFVHVYQYIEEMEAPKYPYEINESLATQGREHFNHTCAKCHGTYGEGGEYPNEIVPIEDVGTDPRRLHAVSQANREWDNKTWLQYNGQYPVWLESKGYLAPPLDGVWASAPYFHNGAAPTLTAVLNPQQRPKVWKRTEDGYDQVNVGLEVEVFDAVPDGLSPRLRRMYYDTSHVGNSAQGHDYPDELSAEEKLAVIEYLKTL, encoded by the coding sequence ATGTTTCGGACACGATTTCCGCTCGCTTCGTTGGCGGTTTTGCTGCTGGCAAACCTCACGGCCATTTCTCTAGCGGCCAACGCGGGCGACAACTCCGAACCTGCCGATTTGTTCCTCGGAATCAAACCCGATGCCGACAAGGGTTACGAGGCCATCACGACGATGATGCGCGACCGCGGCGCCGGATCGCAATTCAAAGTGGCCGATATCGATCGTCTCTGGCTGGTTTGGGAAGATGAAGAAAAAGCCAAAGCCGAGCAGGCAGATCCCGCCGAGCTAAGGCGGTTGACGTTTGAACGATATGGATGGGTGAAACGCCCGGGCGATGAGAAGCCGAATCTGCCGTTTGGCTATACCGAACTCGATGACGGGGGGCTGGTTTCGAATTGCTTTTCCTGTCATGCGGGAAAAGTCGCGGGTGTGACGATGCCGGGCGTCGGGAACACCCACATCGATCAGACTACGCTGTTCATCGACGTGAAGCGGCTTCGCGCGCTCGACGCCGGCAAGGATCCGGCCAAGGTCGAAGAAAAACTGCCGATGGGCATCATCGCGAACTATCACAAAGGATTTACCAACGCCGTCATCTTTGAAGTGCTGGAATGGGTGCGGGCAAACCCCGAGGTGTCGCTGCGAGTGCTGGCCAACCCGGATATGCTGCTGCACCATGACATGAATCCGCCCGCTTGGTGGACCACCAAAAAGAAGAGCCGACTCTACACCGACGGGTTCGCGCCCAAGACTCCGCGACAGAATATGCCCTTTGCCAGAGCCCGAGGCAGCAGCAAAGACTGGGAGGAGAAATGGCACGCCCTCGAGCCATTGTTCGTTCATGTCTATCAGTACATCGAAGAAATGGAAGCGCCCAAATACCCTTACGAGATCAACGAGTCTTTGGCGACCCAGGGTCGCGAGCACTTCAACCACACTTGTGCGAAGTGCCACGGCACCTATGGCGAGGGGGGCGAATATCCCAACGAGATCGTTCCGATCGAAGACGTGGGCACCGACCCGCGCCGCTTGCATGCGGTTTCGCAAGCCAATCGTGAATGGGACAACAAGACCTGGTTGCAGTACAACGGCCAGTACCCTGTCTGGCTGGAGTCGAAAGGGTACTTGGCGCCACCGCTCGATGGCGTTTGGGCATCGGCGCCTTATTTTCACAATGGCGCCGCCCCCACGCTGACGGCGGTGTTGAATCCTCAACAACGGCCGAAGGTGTGGAAGCGCACCGAAGATGGTTACGACCAGGTGAACGTCGGCCTCGAGGTGGAAGTGTTCGATGCCGTGCCGGACGGGCTCTCCCCGCGCCTGCGGCGGATGTATTACGATACTTCGCATGTCGGCAACAGCGCCCAGGGACACGACTATCCAGACGAGCTCAGCGCCGAGGAAAAGCTGGCGGTCATCGAATACCTCAAAACGCTGTAA
- a CDS encoding hemerythrin domain-containing protein: MMVGVEIGGQRPAGFDQPLELLKDCHRRIEHFLDVLKQVVERFGDGPLPMEGRRALEASLDYFARMAPRHTADEEQSLFPRLRASGAAEARAVMAELDRLEAEHRRADACHAKVDELGRAWLQAERIDVPDRTALRALLDELIALYAAHIRLEDERVFEVAAQTLKASDLSEVGKEMRRRRTDI, encoded by the coding sequence GTGATGGTGGGAGTTGAGATTGGCGGCCAGCGGCCAGCCGGTTTCGACCAGCCGCTGGAGTTGCTCAAAGATTGCCATCGCCGCATCGAGCATTTTCTCGACGTGCTGAAACAAGTCGTTGAGCGATTCGGCGATGGTCCGTTGCCAATGGAGGGACGTCGGGCGCTGGAGGCCTCGCTCGACTACTTTGCTCGCATGGCCCCGCGCCATACCGCCGACGAGGAGCAGTCGCTGTTTCCCCGCCTGCGCGCTAGTGGCGCCGCAGAGGCCCGCGCCGTGATGGCCGAGTTGGATCGGCTGGAGGCCGAACATCGCCGGGCCGATGCGTGTCATGCCAAGGTCGACGAATTGGGCCGCGCCTGGCTCCAGGCGGAGCGGATCGATGTGCCTGATCGCACGGCTTTGCGCGCGTTGCTTGACGAACTGATCGCCTTATACGCCGCTCACATCCGGCTGGAAGACGAGCGCGTCTTCGAGGTCGCCGCGCAAACGCTCAAGGCGAGCGACCTGAGTGAAGTCGGCAAGGAGATGCGGCGCCGGCGAACTGATATTTGA
- a CDS encoding NnrS family protein, translating into MNAQARAYARPAIRPEMTVRQIAADFPASRAVFCRYGEPADRGARFGHLEPLTHFVRRQGISLDALLAELSAATGIPAERRGHYAENAHHAFLLSALLITLSLGSGWGAWLLWSIGAHGNFDTAPAASIIAHGEAQLWGFVVLFIMGVSLRTALQGVVRSPPGPWIGRSLLGLGWLGIAGGFAWYLSPARLAALGAASAVSLLAMAILYWLLQIVMVRSKWRATWARAVLASGFWLVVWALVTLYLRWRAGGAGPAAYTDAQRLLLVELAVFGFAMNSIYGFGQMLLPGLLRLGSTRDWAIELSHWAHNMGTLVACLGTAWEWPAAIIASGCALLAGGAVLFAIGNRGFIGRRRTSRRAEQGHSLLDLYPPLAFFWLVASLLLMTGGLIYEMAGTPLPRAYMGAVRHAITVGFMTTLILGVGQRILPVLDRKVLVMPQLILPIFILIALGNLLRVTTELATMATPAAFTVMPFSAVFEWLAIVLFTTSCLAMMYGVDPLLRRGRVCRRSSLAVLLAEHPWLEDRLIARGIAYLERTRSVPSELTIGSAAESEGQNADELVDQINGWLVTKGDCPSRGAGVIQSPSDSALPCDAKKG; encoded by the coding sequence ATGAATGCACAGGCCCGTGCCTACGCGCGCCCGGCGATTCGCCCGGAGATGACAGTGCGGCAGATCGCCGCCGATTTTCCGGCGTCTCGGGCCGTGTTTTGTCGTTATGGCGAGCCAGCCGATCGCGGCGCCCGCTTTGGCCACCTGGAGCCGCTCACGCATTTCGTTCGCCGGCAAGGCATTTCGCTCGACGCGCTATTGGCCGAGCTATCAGCCGCTACGGGCATCCCCGCCGAACGACGTGGGCATTATGCCGAGAATGCGCATCACGCATTTCTATTGTCGGCGCTTCTCATCACGTTGAGTCTGGGAAGCGGTTGGGGCGCCTGGTTGCTGTGGTCGATCGGCGCGCATGGCAACTTCGACACGGCGCCGGCAGCCAGTATCATTGCCCACGGCGAGGCGCAGCTTTGGGGCTTTGTGGTGCTGTTCATCATGGGCGTTTCGTTGCGCACCGCGCTGCAGGGCGTTGTGCGGAGTCCGCCCGGGCCATGGATCGGCCGCTCGCTGCTGGGGCTGGGATGGCTTGGCATTGCTGGCGGCTTTGCCTGGTATCTCTCGCCCGCGCGTCTGGCGGCGCTGGGCGCTGCCAGCGCGGTCAGCCTGCTGGCGATGGCAATTTTGTATTGGCTCTTGCAAATCGTCATGGTTCGGTCGAAATGGCGCGCCACATGGGCTCGCGCCGTGCTGGCATCCGGTTTTTGGCTGGTAGTTTGGGCGCTCGTCACGCTCTATCTGCGTTGGCGCGCCGGCGGCGCCGGGCCGGCGGCCTATACCGACGCGCAGCGACTGCTGCTGGTCGAGTTGGCGGTGTTCGGCTTCGCTATGAATTCGATCTATGGTTTTGGCCAGATGTTACTGCCCGGACTGCTGCGACTCGGTTCGACGCGCGATTGGGCAATCGAACTTTCGCATTGGGCGCACAACATGGGAACGCTTGTGGCGTGCCTGGGAACCGCCTGGGAGTGGCCGGCGGCGATCATCGCCAGCGGCTGCGCGCTGTTGGCCGGCGGAGCGGTGTTGTTCGCCATCGGCAACCGCGGTTTCATTGGCCGCCGCCGCACGTCGCGCCGCGCAGAGCAAGGGCACTCGTTGCTCGACCTGTATCCGCCGTTGGCGTTCTTTTGGTTGGTGGCGAGTCTCCTCCTGATGACCGGTGGCTTGATTTACGAAATGGCCGGCACACCTTTGCCCCGCGCGTACATGGGGGCGGTGCGCCACGCGATCACGGTTGGCTTTATGACCACGCTGATCCTCGGAGTCGGCCAGCGAATACTGCCGGTGCTCGATCGCAAGGTGCTCGTCATGCCGCAGTTGATCCTGCCTATTTTCATTCTGATCGCGCTGGGCAATTTGCTGAGAGTCACCACCGAACTGGCGACCATGGCGACGCCGGCCGCATTTACGGTGATGCCGTTCTCGGCTGTTTTTGAATGGCTGGCCATTGTGCTGTTCACCACGAGTTGTCTGGCCATGATGTACGGTGTCGATCCGCTGTTGCGGCGCGGTCGAGTCTGCAGGCGTTCTTCGCTGGCGGTGTTGCTGGCGGAACATCCGTGGCTGGAAGATCGGCTCATTGCGCGCGGCATCGCGTATTTGGAACGCACGCGCAGCGTGCCCAGCGAGCTGACCATTGGTTCGGCGGCGGAGAGCGAGGGACAAAACGCCGACGAGCTAGTTGATCAAATCAACGGCTGGCTTGTTACGAAGGGAGATTGCCCATCGCGCGGCGCCGGAGTGATTCAATCACCGTCAGACAGCGCGTTGCCTTGCGACGCCAAGAAAGGATGA
- a CDS encoding DUF3556 domain-containing protein: MATDHELSPFAPQVWANKDFTERVRVATHAYMSRGLGYRIRDYAFHAVKLALFVVGWMLFCRLTPGLGTFSNFTQWIFKPTAFQKALLWASLVEVTGFGCMSGPLGLKVWPPFTACLHFLRPGTTKLAPFPKLPLFGGTTRSLLDVALYAGLLVALFLCLVQAEISNRYLLAVVILFVLAGLGDKTIWLAGRVEQHFAMILCFLFAGNWIAATKWVQLAIWFWAGVSKLTPAFPYVVSIMATNNSLMKNQAVRRRMFVNPLEEMGPSRVARIMAFLGGFLEFATPLTLLFVTREGPVLYLGLTFAILLHGFILSNLPIAAVFEWNVLNLYAAFFLFAGYPEVSLFDVGSTPLAIYLAVALVALPLAGNLFPSWVSFLVSMRYYAGNWAWNAWLFHDNSYRKLDRLKRAAPLLFEQQQRALPADEAVRADATLLAFRALHLQGRALGKLLPQAIGQRPYQQFTYVDGETVAGSVLGWNFGEGHLADERLLAAIQEQCGFEEGELRVICVEAQPLFGSTLHWRVNDACRGRLNEGYLPIRELASRKPWDCGPVAVNDRGTNG, translated from the coding sequence ATGGCAACCGATCACGAACTTTCACCGTTCGCGCCACAAGTATGGGCCAACAAGGACTTCACCGAGCGCGTACGGGTAGCGACCCACGCGTACATGTCGCGCGGATTAGGTTATCGAATTCGCGACTACGCTTTCCATGCGGTCAAGTTGGCGCTGTTTGTCGTCGGCTGGATGCTCTTCTGCCGACTGACGCCTGGACTGGGCACGTTCTCGAACTTCACGCAGTGGATTTTCAAGCCAACTGCTTTTCAGAAGGCGCTGCTTTGGGCGAGTCTTGTGGAGGTGACCGGCTTTGGCTGCATGAGTGGACCGCTCGGACTGAAGGTTTGGCCGCCATTCACGGCCTGCCTCCATTTTCTCCGGCCCGGCACGACCAAGCTCGCCCCCTTTCCGAAACTGCCGCTGTTCGGGGGAACGACTCGCAGCCTGCTCGACGTGGCTCTCTATGCGGGATTGCTGGTGGCCCTCTTCCTGTGTCTCGTCCAAGCGGAGATCAGCAACCGATATTTGCTGGCCGTGGTCATTCTGTTCGTGCTGGCCGGTCTGGGAGACAAGACCATCTGGCTCGCCGGCCGTGTCGAGCAACATTTCGCCATGATTCTCTGCTTTCTTTTTGCGGGCAATTGGATCGCCGCGACCAAGTGGGTGCAGTTGGCCATCTGGTTTTGGGCGGGTGTGTCGAAACTGACACCCGCCTTTCCTTATGTCGTCTCCATTATGGCCACGAACAATTCGTTGATGAAAAACCAGGCGGTGCGCCGCCGAATGTTCGTTAATCCACTGGAGGAAATGGGGCCCTCGCGCGTCGCCCGCATCATGGCCTTCCTCGGGGGATTCCTCGAATTCGCCACGCCGCTTACGCTGCTGTTCGTCACTCGCGAGGGTCCGGTCCTCTATCTCGGGCTGACGTTCGCGATACTGCTGCACGGCTTCATCCTCAGCAATCTCCCCATCGCGGCGGTATTCGAATGGAACGTCCTCAATCTCTACGCCGCGTTCTTTCTGTTTGCCGGCTATCCCGAGGTTAGCTTGTTCGACGTCGGTTCGACGCCGCTGGCGATCTACCTGGCCGTTGCGCTGGTGGCGCTGCCTCTGGCCGGCAACCTGTTCCCGTCGTGGGTTTCTTTCTTGGTGTCGATGCGCTATTACGCGGGCAACTGGGCCTGGAACGCCTGGCTGTTCCACGACAACAGCTACCGCAAACTCGATCGGCTGAAGCGCGCCGCTCCGCTATTGTTCGAACAGCAGCAGCGGGCCTTGCCAGCGGATGAGGCGGTGCGGGCGGACGCCACGCTGTTGGCCTTCCGCGCGCTCCATCTGCAAGGCCGCGCATTGGGAAAACTGCTTCCACAGGCAATCGGCCAACGCCCGTATCAGCAGTTCACCTATGTCGATGGCGAAACGGTGGCCGGCTCGGTGCTCGGCTGGAATTTCGGCGAAGGACATCTGGCCGACGAAAGATTGCTGGCGGCGATCCAAGAACAGTGCGGTTTTGAGGAGGGAGAGTTGCGCGTCATCTGCGTGGAAGCGCAACCACTGTTTGGTTCGACCCTCCACTGGCGCGTCAACGACGCCTGCCGCGGTCGGCTCAACGAGGGGTATCTGCCGATTCGAGAACTTGCCTCGCGCAAGCCCTGGGATTGCGGGCCGGTCGCTGTGAACGATCGAGGGACCAATGGCTGA